CTTATGTCGAAACCAACTATTATTCATTATGCATCAGTACGACGTAGCTCTTCTAACAATTGTGTAAATGATTCAGGTAGTGGTGCTTCTCTTTCAATATATTCATTTGTCACTGGATGATCAAAACCAATTATGCCAGCGTGTAATGCTTGCCCATCAAGGTCTAACGTTTTTCTAGGACCATATTTAGGATCTCCTGCTAATGGGAAGCCAATATATTTCATATGTACACGAATTTGGTGTGTACGCCCTGTTTCAAGTTGACACTCTATTAAAGTAAAGTTTTTAAAATGTTCTTTCACGTTAAAATGTGTAATTGCTTCTTTACCATCATCGACAACATCCATAGACTGACGATCATTTTTATTACGACCAATAGGTGCATCAACTGTGCCATAATCATGAGGAATATTGCCATGTACAAGCGCCGTATATTTACGAGTGACTGTTTTATCTATAAGTTGTTCAACTAAACTTCTGTGTGCCACATCATTTTTAGCAACCATTAATAAACCAGAAGTGTCTTTATCAATTCTATGCACAATGCCAGGTCTTACTTCTCCATTGATACCTGAAAGGTTTTTCATTTGATACATTAAACCATTTACCAATGTACCTGTATAGTGACCTGCTGATGGATGCACAACCATACCTTTTGGTTTATACACTATTGCAACATCATCATCTTCATAATAAATATCTAAATTTAAATTTTCTGGAACGATGTCCGCATCAACAATTTCCTTTTCAGTAACTTCGATTGCGTCATTCATTTTTACTTTATAGTTAGATTTAACATCCTTGCCGTTTACTTTAACTAATTTTTCTTTAATCCAATCTTGCATTTGAGTTCGTGACCATTCTGAATTCAGTTCAGCCAACACTTTATCTATTCTCTGACCTACATCAGCAGAATTATCTATTGTAAAATTATGTGTAGTCATTTAATACTCCTATCTATTTTCCCTTTTTAACATCTATTAACAGTGTAATGATAATCAATATGACACCTATCGTTAAACTTGAATCGGCAACATTAAAAATTGGAAAGTTATATCCAAAAATATATGTGTCAATAAAATCTACTACTTCGCCATGAAACAAACGGTCTATAAAATTACCTAATGCACCGGCAAACAGTAAACTTAAAGCTATTTGCATAAATAAATTATACTTCGCCTCTTTAATATAAAAAACGATTAACACGATTAAAATAATAATGGTGATGATAAAAAAGAAACTCATTTTACCACTTAAAATGCCCCATGCTGCACCATTGTTACGATGTGATGTAATATTTAAAAATCCTGGTATGACTTCAAAAGAATCACCTATACGCATAGAAGATGCAATAATAAATTTTGTTATTTGATCTAAAATTAAAATAATAATGGCGATAAATAAAGAAGTACCGATATAATACTGACGCTTCATGATTGTGCCTCCTAAATCACTTTACAACATAATATATTATAGCTTACTCATAACTATAAAAAAAGTTTGAGTTATGTTATTAAGTTTAACTTGCTTAATTTTAAATTAATTATTACATAAAAAGAAGCCATTAAATTAAAATATTTTTCAATTAAAAAACCTAGACAAACTATAAAAAGTAATTTGTCTAGGTCATTGTTTATTTTTAAACTAATGTTTTGACTACTTCTTGGCATCGAGGACATAAATGATCTAGGTCGCCTACAGAACCTAATTCTGTGCTGTAATTCCAGCAACGTTCACATTTTTCACCTTCTGCATGTTCAATACGAATATCACCGTATTGATAAGCAGTACCATTTTCAACGTTAGAAGTAACTTCAACTTGAGAAGTAATAAATAATTGTTCTAAATCTGAAAATTGTTGTAAGAATTCAGAAGGTTTAAAGTTATCATTGTCGCCGATTATAACTTTAGCTTCTAATGATTTACCAATTACCTTCTCGTTACGTGCTACTTCTAATGCACGGTTAACATCATCGCGTAATTTCATCAGTTTATTCCATTTTTCTAATAACGCTGAATCTACTTCTTCTACTTTAGGCATATGCGTTAAATGCACACTTTCTTCAGTTACGTGTGGAATATGAGACCAAACTTCGTCAGCTGTATGCGCTAAGATTGGCGCAAGTAATTTAGTCATATCAACAATGATACGATAAAGAACTGTTTGCATACTACGACGTTTATGTGCATCACGTGCTTCGATATAAAGAATATCTTTACCATAATCTAAATAGAAATTACTTAACTCAACATTAATGAAATTTTGAACTTCTTGATAAATATCAAGATAATCGAAATCATCATAATGTTCTAAAGTATTTTTTGTAAATTCTCTTAATCTATTTAATAGATATTTATCTACTTCTAATAGTTCATTTTCAGGTATCGCATTGACTGCTGGATCAAAGTCGTTAACGTTACCTAACATGAATCTTAGCGTATTTCTAATTTTTCTATAAACATCTGAAGTTTGTTTTAAGATTTCATCAGAGATACGCACATCGGCTAAGTAGTCAACACTACTTACCCATAAACGCGCAATATCTGCACCTTTTTGTTTAACGATTTGATCAGGTACGATAACGTTGCCTAATGATTTACTCATTTTTTTACCTTCGCCATCCATAACGAAACCATGGGATAATAACATTTTATATGGTGATTGCTCTCTAGTTGCTACCGCTGTAGTAATAGAAGAGTTAAACCAACCACGATATTGGTCACTACCTTCTAGATATAAATCTGCTGGGAATGATAATTCCGGTCTAGCTTCTAACACACCTCTATGAGATGAACCTGAGTCAAACCATACGTCCATAATATCCGTTTCTTTTGTAAATTCGCCATTTGGACTTCCTTCGTGAGTGAATCCTTCTGGTAATAACTCTTTAGCTTCTCTTTCAAACCATACATTTGAACCGTGTTGTTCAAATAAATCTGCTACATGATTTACTGTTTCAGAAGTCATGATAATATCGCCGTTTTCAGCATAAAATACTGGTAAAGGGACACCCCATACACGTTGACGTGAAATTACCCATTCGCCACGGTCGCGGATCATATTGTAGATACGTGTTTTTCCCCAGTCTACTTTAAAGTTTGTTTGATCAATTGCATCTAAGATATCAGTTCTTACTTTATCAATAGAAGCAAACCATTGTGGCGTAGCTCTAAAGATAACTGGTTTTTTCGTACGCCAATCGTGAGGATAACTATGTGTAATAAAGTCTAGTTTTAATAAAGCACCTTTTTCAGTTAATAAGTCAGTGATAGGTTTATTCGCTTTATCATAAAATTGACCAGCAAATTCTCCAGCTTCTTCAGTGAACACACCTTTATCATCTACAGGGCTAATTACTGGTAAATCATATTTTTGAGATACGATATAGTCGTCTTCACCATGACCAGGAGCCGTATGCACACAACCAGTACCAGCATCAGTAGTAACATGTGTACCGTTAATAACTAGAGATGTTCTATCTACAAATGGATGTTGTGTTTCTACATATTCTAACTCTGAACCTTTAAATTCTTTTTCAAGTGTAATATTTTCTTCATTCCAACCAATTTGTTCTGCAACATCACTTACTAAGTCTTTGCCAATAATATATTTTTCACCGTTAACATTATATTGACCATAAGTTAATTCCGGATGAACAGTGATAGCCACGTTAGAAGGCAACGTCCATGGTGTAGTTGTCCAAATAATAAATTTAGCGTCGTTATCGACAACGCCTTTACCGTCTTTAACGTCAAATGCTACATAGATTGATGCTGAACGTTTATCATGATATTCGATTTCAGCTTCAGCTAAAGATGATTCACTTGAAGGAGACCAATAAACTGGTTTTTTACCTTTGTAAATTAAGCCTTTATCCGCCATTTCACCGAACAAACGAATTTGAGCAGCTTCATATTCTGGTTTTAAAGTGATATATGGATTGTTAAAGTCACCTTGTACACCAAGACGTTTAAAGTCTTTCTTTTGTAGTTCAATTTGTTCTAATGCGAATTCTTCACATTTTTTTCTGAACTCAGCAACTGACATTTCTTTACGTTTTACGCCTTTTTTAGTCAATGCTTGTTCAATTGGTAAACCATGCGTATCCCAACCTGGCACGTAAGGCGCATAAAATCCTTGCATTGTTTTGTAACGCACGATAATATCTTTTAGGATTTTATTCAATGCATGCCCCATGTGTAATGAGCCGTTCGCATATGGAGGGCCGTCATGTAAAATATATGAAGGATTTCCTTCATTTTGTGCTAATGCTTTGGAATAAATATCGTTATTATTCCATTCTTCTTGAATTTTTGGTTCTTTATTTGGTAGACCTCCACGCATTGGAAAATCTGTTTTTGGCATTAATAACGTTTCTTTATAATCCATTGATTTCACTCCTTGTACTTTGCTAAAAATTTAAAACTAAAAAAGAACTCTAAGTTCAATTAACAGGGACGATTAAACCGCGTTACCACCCTGATTAACTCAACTTAGAGTTCTCTCATAAAAGTCTTTAATTGTTACATAACAGTGATATAAGCAACTTGTATATATTAGGCTCACACCACCCCTAATTCGCTGAATTATACTTCCAGTTACTTACGCGTCTGCTAAATTATTTAGATGTATCATCATCTGATTCTGAAGAAGCAACATCTTCCGCCGTAGTTTGTTGCTCGGCTTCTGCTTGTGCTTTCATCGCTTTTTCTTCTTCGGTTAAATCATTGTCGTGTAAATGATTAATATTCTCTTCTGTTACTTGTGCTGAATCTAAATCATAGTTCAATAAGTAATCCCAGTCTTCGCTTTTTAACAAGTCTAATTGTGCTTCGACTAACATACGGAAACGAGATCTAAAGATTTTAGATTGACGTTTCATATCTTCCGTTTGGAATGATAATCTACGTGATTTTTCGATAGCATCATTAACGATTTGATTAGCTTGCGCTTGTGCTTTGGCAACAGTCGCTTCTGCATCTTTTGTTGCAGCAGCTTTAGTTTCTTCACCAGCTTGTTGTGCTTGAACAAGCGCATCACTTACAGATTGATGAACATCTTTATATGATTGAATGTTCGTTTCTTTATCTTCAATTACTTGTTCTAATTGTTTTTTATCTTCTTTCAAACGTTCAATTTCAGTACTAAGTTGATCTAAATAACTTTCAACTTCAGTAGGTTCAAATCCATTTTTTACAGTTGTAAATGTTTTACTTTTAATTTCATTTGGTGTAAAAGGCATTGGATATCCTCCCTCTATAATACACTATTTTATTTAGTCAGAAAATATGCATTTTAACAATCTTACTTTATCTTTGATTACATATAAATATATTATACATTATTTAAAGAGTGTTTTGTAAGATATATGCACTTTATCTTTTTTCGTTCTGCCGCCTATGTCTGTTATCATTGCCCTGCCGTATCCTTGAACAGATATTAAATCATCACTATCAAGTTGGAAATCAACAGAGTCTATAATCGTATGATTAACTTTTACTTTTTTCTTTTCAATCAATTGTTTAGCTATTGAGCGCGACTTTCTAATGATATCTTTTAATACGACATCAAGTCTTAGTCCACTAACATTTGCTTCAAAATGCTTCCAATTCTCATTAGATTGTATCATATAATTAAATGGAATAGAATTAAGTTCAACCGTCGCACCTTTGATACGCGTTAATTGTAATATAATATAAGATTCTAATTGTTTTGTCAAAGTAAATTGAATACGTTCATTAACAATGATGTCACCTAATTGGTCACGCTCAATACCAAGTGACATAATTGTCCCTAACACATTTTGATGTTGTAACGTTACAAACTTTTGAGGGTAGTCTATTTCAATTAAGCTTATTTCAAAATCTTCTTCTTGAGGTTCAAAGTAACTTGGTGCGATGATTGCACGTTTACGCTCACTATATTGCCCACCAAAAAAAGTAACTTCTAATTCATCGAAACTTCCAATAATTACTTTTAATATATATTGTCCACGTGGATCGAGAAAATTTGTTAACACCGGTGAATACTGATCATTTGCTTGATTACATTTATCCAACAATATATCAATGATTTCATGCTCTTCTTTTCTAAAATGTTGATATATATCTATTTAAATCACTCCTACAACAACATAAAGCACCTCGCGCTACTATACGTTAGGTGCTTTACTCATTCAAATTTAAAACAACACATTTTAATATAAACTATTAAGTATAATTTCAAAAATATTTTGTAAACCTTTTTGGAATAATACTAATGCAATAATCGCTGCAATTGATGAAATATCAATCATTCCGATTGGTGGTATAATTTTACGGAAAGGCTCTAAGAATGGTTCATATATTTTAGCCAAAAATTGTCCAAATGCATTTTCTCGTGCGTTTGGTAACCATGACATAAAGAAATATATAATCATTCCAAAGTAATAAATTTGTACTAAAAGTAAAATAAAGTGAAATATAGTTGCTAATATTTCTGGACTCATTAATTAATAACCTCTATTCGCCTTGTTCCATATTTTCGATGTGATCCGTAATACTACCAGCAACTTCAACGTTATCTGGTGTACATAAGAAGATATCAGAACCTACGCGTTGGATATCTCCACCAATAGCATATACAGTACCACTTAAGAAATCTATAATACGTTTGGCTGAAACTTTATCGATACGTTGTAAATTTACTAACGTAGCACGACGATTTTTAAGTTCATCAGCAATATCTTGTGTATCAGAAAATACGCGTGGTTCAAATAAGCACATTTTAGAGCTTTCTTGCATCGTATTAAAAGTATCTTGTTCTTGATTCATATTAACAACATTCCTTGTATTGTTTTTAGGTGCACTATTTAATTGATATCTACGTTCGTTAGATTGATTACCACGTGTAGATTGTTTTTTAGGCACTGATTGAATTGAACGTTGATTATCTGTGTTGTCATAATTTGCGTGATCGTTATAATTAGTTTGAGACTGCGCTTGTTGTCTGTTTTGTTGTCTATCCGTCGTATTTTGTTGGGAAGGTTCTATTTCTTCTTCTTCCTCTTCTACTACGAAAAATCCGTTAAATAAATCTTTTAAAGCCATGGGGCTCACTCCTCTTTTCCTACAAGTTTAGTCCCAATTCTCACAAACGTTGCACCAACTTCTGTGGCGAGTTGAAAGTCATTACTCATACCCATTGATAGTTCTGAACATGGCGCATGTTTTAAATTGAGTTCATGTATTTCTATTTGTTTTTCTTTTAAGGCTTGAAACAAGTCTTTTATATAATCCTCATCATCTGTATAAGGCGCCATTGTCATAAGACCTACGACTTCAATATTTTCATAATCTTGTAAAGTATTAATAAAGTCATTGACTTCATCAAGCTTTATACCATGTTTCGATTCTTCACCAGAAACGTTGACTTGAATGAAACATTTGATTTTATGTTGTGCACGCTTGTTGATTTCATTTGCTAATTTTAAGCGATCTAATGCGTGAAAGTAATCAACTTCATTTATCACTTCTTTAACTTTTCTAGTTTGAAGTGACCCAATAAAATGAAAAATACAATCGTCAGGTAAAGCTTCTTTTTTAGCTAAAAAGCCTTCTAATCGGTTTTCACCGAAATGTTTTATACCTGCATTATATGCTTCATTAGCACGTTCTATTGTAACATATTTTGTTACTGCAATCACGTGAGGCTGTAATGAAAAACCGCCTTTCTTACTTGCTGCTGAAATTTCATTTTGGATTGCTGTATAGTTTTCCTGTACCGTCACCTAATCACCTCTTACATTATTGTCCAATAAAAGCTAGCATTCTACCAGTATTCCCTTTTTCTACTCTATAAGAGAAAAATACTGTTAATTCTTCAGACGTGGCATATTGTGTAATATAAATATTATCACTTGGCACACCTGCATTTACTAATAATAATTTATTAGCTAGCTTTAAATCTATACCATGTCGGTCATCGTCACGTGTTTCAATATATTTTGATGACTCGATCGGTAATTGTTCAAATTTTTGTTTAATATCATCATTTATTTCATACGAATTTGAAGTTGCAGGACCTATGACTACATTTAATTCTTCAAGATTAAAATCAATTTTCGTTAACATTTCCGCAACGATTTGACCTACTGTACCACGCCATCCTGCATGTGCTAATCCTATAAAATGATTTTGTTTACTATAAAAATATATAGGTACACAATCAGCATAACACATCGTTAATAATACATCAGAATCATAAGTATACATACCATCCACGCCATGTAATTCATCTGTTAATGTGTCAATATTCGTACCTCTATCGTGTTGCGTAATATGTACTACATTATTTTCGTGTGTTTGTATTGGAAAAACCCAATTTTCTCTAGGATAGTTAATAATTTCAGCAAGTTGTTCTTGATGATAAGTTATGTTACTGGGTTCATCGTCAATATATCTTGCCATATTAAAAGCGTCGTTTGGATAGGCACTCTTACCTTGCTCTCTTGTTGTTATGCCAATCGTCACATTTTCACTTTGATTATCTTCAAATAATAATACATGATTGTATTTTTTAAATTTTTCAGTCACGTTTGAAGCCTCCAACAAATTATTCAGTATTTAGAAAGCAAATTACAGTTTGATTTTTATAGTATTAAAAAAGTCATCAGATCGTTAAATCTGATGACATTAATATGGTCAGAAATGTATTCTAGCGACCATATTTATACTTATTAGTAAAGTATAACACTCTCAATTAACGTCTAGTTCTTCTAGAACGTCTTTCTTCTCTATTTCTAATGAAGCTTGGAATGTCATCTTCTTTTGTAGTATGACTTCTGGCTTCACTATTAGATTCAGAAGCTTGTGTTGAATTTGAATTAGATGAAGCAAATGAATCGTCTTTAGCAGAACTTGTTGCACTAGAACCAAATCCAGTGTTTGAAGATTTACGTCCTTGTACTGAAGGTTTGTCTTCAAATCCAGTTGCAATAACTGTCACAACAATTTCATCTTGTAATTCAGGATTAATTACAGTACCGAAAATCATGTTTACATCTTCGTCAGCTGCGTCCTGAACAATATCTGCTGCTTCTTGTGCTTCAAATAATGATAATGATTCTCCACCAGTAATATTCATTAATACGCCTTGCGCACCAACGATTGATGTTTCTAATAATGGTGAAGAAATTGCTTTTTTAGCTGCTTCTACTGCGCGATTTTCGCCAGAAGAAACACCGATACCCATTAATGCAGAACCTTGGTTAGACATGATTGTTTTAACGTCTGCAAAGTCAAGGTTAACTTCACCAGAAACTGCGATTAAGTCAGAAATACCTTGAACACCTTGGCGTAATACGTTATCTGCTTCTTTGAATGCTTCCATCATAGGTGTTGATTTATCAACGATATCTAATAAACGGTCATTAGGGATAACGATTAATGTATCAACTGCTGCTTTCATTGATTCTACACCAGCAGCTGCTTGAGTTTGACGTTTACGTCCTTCGAAACCAAATGGACGAGTTACAACACCAACTGTTAATGCACCCATTTCTTTTGCTATTTTAGCAACGACAGGAGCAGCACCAGTACCTGTACCGCCACCCATACCAGCAGTTACGAATACCATATCTGCACCTTGGATAGCATCTTCAATTTGCTCTCTAGACTCTTCAGCTGCTTTTTTCCCGATTTCAGGGTTAGCACCTGCACCCAAACCACGTGTTAATTTTTCACCAATTTGGATTTTTGATTCAGCTTTAGATAAGTTTAAAGCTTGTCCATCAGTATTAATTGAAATGAATTCAACATTGTTCATTCCGTGGTCGATCATACGGTTAACAGCGTTATTACCGCCACCGCCTACACCGATGACTTTTAGTGTCGCTAAATGATTAAATCCTTGTTCAAATTCTAACATTTATATTTCCTCCTAGTTTAAATGGCCAATCAATCGAATAATGATTTCATCAGTTTTTTAAATTTACTTTCTTCTTGTTCTTTAGGCTCATGATTGTGCTCTACATACTCATCTTCATATTGTTCTTCATGTTCGTCAGTTGACTGAGAAGATGCCGGTGATTTATGTACGTGTGCTGCTTCAGAATCATCTGAAATAGCGCCCTCCTGCTTATTTGACTTTTTCTTAAACCAATCAAATCCGCTAGATTTAGAAGTATTTTCTTTTTCTTCTGACTCAATTACTTCTTCTTCAAATTCTTCACTGCCATGATTACTAATTGTAACATAATCTAATAATTCGTCGAAAGTAATGCTACTAGAAATAGTAGAAATTGCTGAAGAAAATTCTGGTTTTCTAATTCCCATTTGAGATGGTGTATGAATTCTTACTTTTTCACTAACCATATCCTGTAATAATTCTTTAACACCTAATAAATTAGCAGAACCACCTGTAACAACAAAACCACCGTTTACTTTAGTTAAGCCTAGTTCTTCTAATACGTCAAATACACTTAAAAAGATTTCTTCTACACGTGCTTCAATTACATCAGCTAAATCTTTTTGCGTATATTGAACTTCTTCATCACTATCGATTTGGTTCACGTTGAAGATATCTTGACTTGAAGCTGAATCATAAAATGCATGTCCATATTGATGTTTAACTTTTTCAGCTGTTTCATAAGTAGTGTTAAATGCTTCAGCAACATCTTCTGTAATGTCGCGTCCAGCCATTTCTACTGAATCAGCGTCAACTAGTTCTCCACGTTCATAGAATGCTAATTGTGTTACATCTTCACCAATATCAATAACACATGCACCTAATTCTTTTTCAGTTGCAGACAATACAGAATTGTAGTTGTATGCGTCTGAGTAAACGTCTAAAACATCTACGCCACAAGACTCAACACATTTAATCATATTGATTAAAATAGATTGTTGTATTGCTATAACGCCCGCTTCAACTTTTAATGAATGTCTAGCAATCAGTTCTTTAGGGTCTGATACTTCATTGTCGCCATCAACTATAAATTTTATGGGAAATGCATTAATTACTTCAGTTTCTGGCACATCATTTTTTTCACGAATGCCTTCCAATGCACTCTCAATATGCGTACCATCTAACTCAGTATCTTCATAAAATTCTATTTCATTAGTTTCATCATAAACTTCAGTACCGATAATTGGTAATTTTAAAAACACTTCTTTAATATCTACACCTGAAGCAATTGAAGCTTTTTTAATCGTATCTTTAATTGCCTGTTTAGCTATATCAAAATCGTCTATTAAACCATTTTTTATACCACTCGTGTAGGTTTGTCCTGTACCTATCACATTTATTCCATTGTGAAATTTCTCGCCTACAATTGTTTTAACACTTGATGAACCTATATCTATACTTACATAATAATGTTCCTCCATAGATAGGCACCTCCTGACATTAACTATTCTATTTTACACTATGTTTAGTTTACAATACGTTGCCATGCTTGTGAACTATAAACACATGTATTTGTCAAAATTTTTTAATTACTTTCTTTTGAGTTCTTATTAATCTTATTTAAGGCACTTTGCAACTCATCTTTTGCCTTATCTGCTTCTGCTGTACCCTTTTCTACATCTCGATCACTATCTGATTTTGTATTAGATGATTCAGAGTAAGGAATAAATGAAGCACCTACTGTTAAATCTAAATAGCCTGATTTTTCTAATTCACCAGAGTCATTTCGTTTTAATGATTGAGACATTTGTGGGTAATATTTCATTTTGCTAGCAATCGTTTTGATATTACCTAAGATTTGCAAGTTATCCGAAGTATAAAGTTTAATTTGATTTTGCGAATTATCGCTAGGATCATATTTAATTTCAGAAATCATGTTTCGTACATTAGTTGGCATTTTAGCTAGTGCTTCAATCATTTTTTCTTGTTTCCCTTTTTTGAAGCCATCTAGTATTGGACCATCATCAGTAGATGTTCCACTGTAACTATCTAGTTGCTTGCCATTTTCTAAAATAGGGACATAATTATCTTTCTTTTTAACCAATCCTACTATTTTATATTCAGTAACTTTAACAGTCATTTTGTTAGGGAAATGTTTTCTCACTTCAGCATCTTTAATCAACTCATGTTTTTTTAAATTACTTTCAGCTTTTCTAGTGCTATAAGTGTACATTCTAGAATCCGATTTAACATTGATATATTTTTCAATCTTACTTTTGGATACGTTATCATTCCCTACTATTTTGACATTACTAATTTTACTAATAGATGTAAACATATACAGTAAAAATATTATAATCACGAATAGTAAAACACCAAAAATTGTATATTGAATTTGTTTTTGCCTTTTACGTCTTCGCTCTCGCTTTTCTTGTAAATACTCAGAGTCAAAAGTTCTTACTTTATCGGCCAAAGTTTGTCACATCCTTAAAAAGAAGGTAATTGAGCTTTAAAGCTATCAATAAATTGTTGACCACGCTCTTCAAAAGTATTGTATTGATCCCAACTTGCGCACGCTGGAGATAACAATACTACGTCATTCGGCTCTATTATATCTTGAATTTTATTTACTGCATCTTTTATATCTATAGCCTTAATTACATATTTACCTTGACTCTCACCCAATTTCACAAACTTTTCTTGAGTTTCACCAAAAGTAATCATTACACGAACATTTTCCATATATGGAATCAATTCATCGAATCCATTACCGCGATCTAATCCACCGCATAACCAAATAATTGGTTGGTTAAATGAATTAAGAGCAAATTGAGTCGCTAAAGTATTCGTTGCCTTAGAGTCATTGTAATATTTGTTCGTTTTATTAGTGCCAATATACTGCAATCTATGCTCAATACCTGAGAACGTCGTTAAACTAGCAATAATTGCATTAACAGGAACACCAGCAAGTAAAGCTGCTAAAACCGCCGCTAAAATATTTTCTAAGTTGTGCTCACCAGGTAAAACTAAATCATCAGTATGGATAATACGGAAACCTTTAAACACGATGTAACCATCTTTGATATAAATACCATCGACTTCTTGTTGTGTAGAAAAGTATAAAGTTTTAGCTTTCAAAGATTCAGATTCAATCAAATGACGTTGGTGATAGTTACAAATTAAATAATCATGCTCATCTTGATTTTTATAAATTTGCTTTTTCGCATTTTGATAATTTTCTAGTGTCTCATGATAGTCGAGATGCGCTGAATATATGTTAGTAATTATAGCAATATGTGGCTTATATTGTTCTATTCCTAATAATTGGAAAGATGATAATTCAGTAACTAGATAATCATCTTTAGTAACTTCTTGAGCTACTTTAGAAGCGACATAACCAATATTCCCTGACATTCTACCTACCAGTCTACTTTTTTGAAAAATATCGCCAATTAATGAAGTAACTGTTGTTTTACCATTTGTCCCAGTAACACCAATAATTGGTGCTTCTGATATGAGGTAACTTAATTCTACTTCTGTTAATATTTTCAATCCACGCTCTTGCGCTTCTTGTAAAATAGGTACTGTATAAGGTATACCAGGATTTTTAAAAATGATTGGTTCATTATCTAACAATGATAAAGGGTGTTCCCCACCGATAACTTTCACGCCAATATTTTCTAAATCCTTAGCATGTGAATCCTGTGACAAATCTTTTCCGTCATTGACCACTACATTAGCGCCAAGACGAGTCA
The Staphylococcus kloosii genome window above contains:
- a CDS encoding cell division protein FtsQ/DivIB; protein product: MADKVRTFDSEYLQEKRERRRKRQKQIQYTIFGVLLFVIIIFLLYMFTSISKISNVKIVGNDNVSKSKIEKYINVKSDSRMYTYSTRKAESNLKKHELIKDAEVRKHFPNKMTVKVTEYKIVGLVKKKDNYVPILENGKQLDSYSGTSTDDGPILDGFKKGKQEKMIEALAKMPTNVRNMISEIKYDPSDNSQNQIKLYTSDNLQILGNIKTIASKMKYYPQMSQSLKRNDSGELEKSGYLDLTVGASFIPYSESSNTKSDSDRDVEKGTAEADKAKDELQSALNKINKNSKESN
- the murD gene encoding UDP-N-acetylmuramoyl-L-alanine--D-glutamate ligase, with amino-acid sequence MLNYTGLEGKNVLVLGLAKSGYEAAKLLTRLGANVVVNDGKDLSQDSHAKDLENIGVKVIGGEHPLSLLDNEPIIFKNPGIPYTVPILQEAQERGLKILTEVELSYLISEAPIIGVTGTNGKTTVTSLIGDIFQKSRLVGRMSGNIGYVASKVAQEVTKDDYLVTELSSFQLLGIEQYKPHIAIITNIYSAHLDYHETLENYQNAKKQIYKNQDEHDYLICNYHQRHLIESESLKAKTLYFSTQQEVDGIYIKDGYIVFKGFRIIHTDDLVLPGEHNLENILAAVLAALLAGVPVNAIIASLTTFSGIEHRLQYIGTNKTNKYYNDSKATNTLATQFALNSFNQPIIWLCGGLDRGNGFDELIPYMENVRVMITFGETQEKFVKLGESQGKYVIKAIDIKDAVNKIQDIIEPNDVVLLSPACASWDQYNTFEERGQQFIDSFKAQLPSF
- the ftsZ gene encoding cell division protein FtsZ; translated protein: MLEFEQGFNHLATLKVIGVGGGGNNAVNRMIDHGMNNVEFISINTDGQALNLSKAESKIQIGEKLTRGLGAGANPEIGKKAAEESREQIEDAIQGADMVFVTAGMGGGTGTGAAPVVAKIAKEMGALTVGVVTRPFGFEGRKRQTQAAAGVESMKAAVDTLIVIPNDRLLDIVDKSTPMMEAFKEADNVLRQGVQGISDLIAVSGEVNLDFADVKTIMSNQGSALMGIGVSSGENRAVEAAKKAISSPLLETSIVGAQGVLMNITGGESLSLFEAQEAADIVQDAADEDVNMIFGTVINPELQDEIVVTVIATGFEDKPSVQGRKSSNTGFGSSATSSAKDDSFASSNSNSTQASESNSEARSHTTKEDDIPSFIRNREERRSRRTRR
- the ftsA gene encoding cell division protein FtsA, with protein sequence MEEHYYVSIDIGSSSVKTIVGEKFHNGINVIGTGQTYTSGIKNGLIDDFDIAKQAIKDTIKKASIASGVDIKEVFLKLPIIGTEVYDETNEIEFYEDTELDGTHIESALEGIREKNDVPETEVINAFPIKFIVDGDNEVSDPKELIARHSLKVEAGVIAIQQSILINMIKCVESCGVDVLDVYSDAYNYNSVLSATEKELGACVIDIGEDVTQLAFYERGELVDADSVEMAGRDITEDVAEAFNTTYETAEKVKHQYGHAFYDSASSQDIFNVNQIDSDEEVQYTQKDLADVIEARVEEIFLSVFDVLEELGLTKVNGGFVVTGGSANLLGVKELLQDMVSEKVRIHTPSQMGIRKPEFSSAISTISSSITFDELLDYVTISNHGSEEFEEEVIESEEKENTSKSSGFDWFKKKSNKQEGAISDDSEAAHVHKSPASSQSTDEHEEQYEDEYVEHNHEPKEQEESKFKKLMKSLFD
- the pgeF gene encoding peptidoglycan editing factor PgeF, whose protein sequence is MTEKFKKYNHVLLFEDNQSENVTIGITTREQGKSAYPNDAFNMARYIDDEPSNITYHQEQLAEIINYPRENWVFPIQTHENNVVHITQHDRGTNIDTLTDELHGVDGMYTYDSDVLLTMCYADCVPIYFYSKQNHFIGLAHAGWRGTVGQIVAEMLTKIDFNLEELNVVIGPATSNSYEINDDIKQKFEQLPIESSKYIETRDDDRHGIDLKLANKLLLVNAGVPSDNIYITQYATSEELTVFFSYRVEKGNTGRMLAFIGQ
- a CDS encoding YggS family pyridoxal phosphate-dependent enzyme; amino-acid sequence: MTVQENYTAIQNEISAASKKGGFSLQPHVIAVTKYVTIERANEAYNAGIKHFGENRLEGFLAKKEALPDDCIFHFIGSLQTRKVKEVINEVDYFHALDRLKLANEINKRAQHKIKCFIQVNVSGEESKHGIKLDEVNDFINTLQDYENIEVVGLMTMAPYTDDEDYIKDLFQALKEKQIEIHELNLKHAPCSELSMGMSNDFQLATEVGATFVRIGTKLVGKEE